One part of the Aneurinibacillus sp. REN35 genome encodes these proteins:
- the fbpA gene encoding Fur-regulated basic protein FbpA, with translation MEKYVEELLHLGIYKIGERQLYECSEEEIRQALIMAQVRKEATQLLL, from the coding sequence ATGGAGAAATACGTAGAAGAACTGCTGCACCTAGGCATATACAAAATAGGCGAACGCCAATTATATGAGTGTTCAGAAGAAGAAATCAGACAGGCGCTTATCATGGCGCAAGTGCGAAAAGAAGCGACACAGTTGCTTTTATGA